The Streptomyces sp. NBC_01237 genomic interval CGTTCGTCGAATCGCTCTCCGCCCCTGCCCGGGCCAGCAACTTCACCGGCGATTACGCCCGCGCCCTCAAGTTCGCCAGCGACGCGCAGAGCCAGGTGCTGATCAAGGGCGCCGACCCGGCCGATGCCCTCCGGAAGGCCGCAGAGCAGCTTGCCCAGCAGACCGGCCGGAAGCTGGCGGCCTGACCTCATGTCCCTCGCTCCGTCCGAACACGCTCCCGCCGCCGCCCCGGCCGGCCGCGGCACCATCGATCAGACCGGCCGCACACGTACGGGACGCCGCCGACTGCTGACCCCCACCTCCGTCCCGTACCTGCTGATCATGCCTGCCGTACTGGGCTTCGCGATCTTCAAGGCGTACCCCATCGTCGCCTCGCTCTGGATCAGCCTCACCACCGGCAACGGCGCCGACCGGCACTTCACCGGGCTCGACAACTACCAGCGCCTGCTGCACGACCCGCTGTTCTGGACCGCGCTGAAGAACACGGCTCTGATCCTGGTCGTCCAGGTGCCGCTGATGCTCGGCCTCGCCCTGCTCGTCGCGCTCGGCCTCAACTCCACCAAGGTCTGGCTGCGCCCGCTCTGGCGGCTCGGCGTCTTCGTCCCCTCGCTGACCGGCCTGGTCGCCGCCGGTGTGATGTTCTCCGTGATCCTCAACCGCGACGCCGGACTGCTGAACTGGGTCCTCTCCCTGTTCGGCATCGACCGGGTGAACTGGCTCGGCAGCCCCTTCTGGGCCCGCATCGGCGTCGTGCTCGTCATCACCTGGCACTACACCGGCTACAACGCGGTGATCTACCTCGCCGGCCTGCAGGGCATCCCCCAGGAGCTGTACGAGGCCGCGAAGGTCGACGGCGCGGGACCGATCCGCCGCTTCGTCTCCATCACCGTTCCCCAGCTGCGCCCGATCCTGCTCCTCACCGTGGTGCTCTCCACCATCGGCACCCTGCAACTCTTCGACGAGCCGTACGTCCTCACCGGCGGCGGCCCCGACAACTCCACCTTGACGGTCACCATGTACCTGTACAACAACGGCTTCAAATACTTCGACTTCGGCTACGCCTCTGCTCTCGCCTACGCGCTCGCGCTGATCGTGGCCGTGCTCGGTCTCCTGCAGGTCCGGCTGATGGGGGAACGCAAGTGAAGCGCCACAGTCCCCTCCTCACCCTGCTCCTCGCGGGCGCCTTCGGGCTCTGCGTCGCTCCGTTCTACTGGCTCGCCATGGCCGCCACACAGGAGAACAGCGACGTGTTCTCCTGGCCGCCGAAGCTGCTGCCCGGCGGTCACCTCATGGAGAACCTCCAGGGGCTCCAGGATTCCATCGGGCTCACCCGCGTCCTGTTCAACACCGCGCTGGTGGCGGGTGTTCAGACGGCCGGCGCGGTCGTGGTCTCGGTCCTCGCGGGCTACGCCTTCGCCAAATTCGAGTTCCGCGGGCGCAATCTGTTCTTCGTCCTGCTGCTCAGCACCCTCGTACTCCCCGACACGGTGATGCTCATCCCGATCTTCGAGATGATGATGAAGCTGGGTCTGATCGACTCCTACCAGTCCGTCATCCTGCCCGGCCTGGTCACCCCGTTCGGCATCTTCCTGATGCGGCAGTCACTGCGCTCCATGCCCGACGAACTCCTGGACGCGGCCCGCGTCGACGGCGCCGGCGAACTGCGGGTGCTGTGGCGGATCGTCATCCCGGTCAACCGGCCCGTCATCGCCGCGCTCGCGCTGTTCGTCTTTCTCGGCGGATGGAACCAGTTCGTCTGGCCGCTGATCGCGTTGCGCAGCCCCGACATGTACACGCTGCCAGTGGCCACCGCCACCCTGCAGGGCCTTGTGACCACCAACTACGCGCAGGTCCTGCTCGCCGCCGCCATCGCCGCCATCCCCGTGATGGCCCTCTTCCTCGTCCTGCAACGCCAGTTCATCTCCGGCCTGCTGGCCGGGGCCACCAAGGAGTGAGCACCGTGACCACCGAAGTACCCGCGGTTCCGCAGCAGCCGGTCCAGATCTGGCGCCCCAACACGCCGGCCGACGCGACCCCCGGCGCCGTCGTCCACCGGCAGCTCGCCACCGGGCTGCTCCACGGCGCCGGCCTGCCGCTCACCGTCCACCTCACCGGGCTCGGCTGCGACCGGCTGGAGACCTCTGTCACCCCGGTCGGCGACGGCGTGGCCATGATCGAGGTCACGGCGCCGGTCCCGGCGGCCGTCCGTGCCGAATGGCGGATACCCTGCGTCGGGGCCACCGCCTACTGGACACCGGACACCAATGCCTCCCGCTGGCTGCCGCCGTCCTGGGTGGCCCCCCGGACCGTCTCACTCGCCCTGGGCGCCCCCGTCGCCAGCCTGATCGGCGCCGATGACCGCGCGCTGTGCACCGCCGCCGCAGGGGAGACCTCCGCACCCGTGCGTGTCGGCGCCGGTGTGGTGGAGGAGAGCGGTGAGTTCGCCTTCACCGTGGAGCAGGACCTCACTCCCGACGGGCCGCCGCTGCGGCTGCGGATCGACCTCAGCGGCCGCCACTTCGCCGCCACTCTCCAGGCTGTCACCGCCTGGTGGGCCGAGGGCCTGGACCACCCCGGCGTCGCCCCGGCCGCCCGGATGCCCGCCTACTCCACCTGGTACAGCCTCCACCAGAACGTCGACACCGAGGCCGTCGAACGCCAGGCCGCCCTCGCCGTGGCCCTGGGCTGCGGGAGCATCATCGTCGACGACGGCTGGCAGACCGCCGACCGCGCCCGCGGCTACGGCCACTGCGGTGACTGGGAGCCCAACCCGGAGGCCTTCCCCGACCCCTCGGCCCATGTCGCCGAGGTCCACCGGCTCGGCGTCGCCTATCTCCTCTGGTACGCGGTGCCGTTCATCGGCCGGCACAACGACGCCTGGGGCCGCTTCAAGGACATGGTCCTGCGCGAGGAGCCCCGTCTGGACGCGGCCGTGCTCGACCCCCGCCACCCCGAGGTCCGGGCGTACCTGATCGAGAAGATCTCCCGCTCCGTCGAGGAGTGGGGCATGGACGGTGTGAAACTCGATTTCATCGACCGCTTCGCCGTCGCCGACCCCCCGCCCGCCCCGGCCGGGGCGGATCGCACCGCCGTCCACGAGGGTGTGCTCCAACTGCTCGCCGACCTCGACACCCGGCTGCGCCGCACCCGGCCGGACGTGATCGTCGAGCACCGCCAGCCCTACGTCAGCGCGGGGCTGTGGCCGTACGCCACCATGGTCCGCGCCACCGACTGCCCGCTCAGCCCCGCGGAGAACCGCCAGCGCACCGTCGACTGCCGGCTCACCGCCGGCCCGCTCGCCGTCCACGCCGACATGATCACGTGGAACTCCGCCGAGACGCCCGAGTCCATCGCCGTCCACCTCGTCAACGCCCTGTTCTCGGTGCCGCAGATCTCCGTCGACCTGGCCGCCCAGAGCCCTGACCGGCTCGCCGCCCTGCGCTTCTGGCTCGGCGTCTTCCGCCGGTACGCCGATGTCCTCCAACTCGGCGTCCTGGAGCCCGTGCGACCGGACCTCGGCTACCCCCTGGTCCGCGCCCACGACCGCCACACCACCGTGGTCGCCCGCTACGCGCCGCTGCCCGTCGCCCTCCCGGACCGGCACGCGGCGGACGGCCCGCAGACCCTGCTCGTCGCCAACGCGGACGGCGACCCCGTGGTGCTCCTGACCGCCACCCGACCGGAACAGGCCCTCGCCCGCGTCCAGGACTGCCGTGGTGAGATCCTGTCCGAGACCGTGCTCGACCTCGTCGCCGGGGTGAACCCGGTGACCGTGCCGACCGGCGGCCTGCTCACCCTGACCCGCGAGCGCTGACGACTGCGGGCTGGGGCGGCCATCCGTAGTCCCAGCCCGCCGACCACAGAGGAACGATGACCGCTCGACAGGTGACCATCGAGGACGTCGCACGCTCGGCCGGAGTCTCCCGGCAGACCGTCTCGAACGCCCTCAACGCCCCCCACCGGCTGCGCGCCACCACCCTCGCCCGGGTCACCGCCGCCATCGACGAACTCGGCTACCAGCCCGACCAGTCCGCCCGCAGCCTGCGCACCGGCACCCGCAAGGTCATCGGCTATCCCGCCCCCGCGGACAACCCCGCCGACCCCAACCCCCTGATGAGCGGCTTCCTCCAGGCACTGGTGACCGCGGCCGACGCCGTCGGCCACCGCATCCTGGTGTTCCGCTCCGACCCCCGGCAGGGCTCGGGGGCGGTGGCCAAGTCCTTCAACGGCCTGATCGCTGCCCGCCAGGTCGACGGGTTCGTCCTGTCCGACGTCGTCCACGACGACCCCCGGGTGGATGTGCTCACCGAGGCCGGCTTCCCGTTCGCCGCCTTCGGCCGTACCGCGCCCGGCCGCCCCCAGAACTGGGTGGATATCGACTCCACCGCCGCCACCGCCGCCCTGGTCGGACTCCTGCTCGACCAGGGGCACCGTCGTATCTGTTACATCAACTCCGCCGCGTCCCTGCCCTGGCTCGCCGACCGCAGGGCCGGCTTTCTGCGGGCCGCGGCCGCCGCCCCCGACGGCGCGTTCGAGGTCAGCGTCCCCGACGACGAACCGGCCGCACTTTCCCACGCCGTCCGGCGTCTTCTGACCGGACCCGACCGCCCGACCGCCCTGGTCTGCGCAAGCGACTGGCTGGCCCTGACCGCCTACCAGGCCGTCCGCGCCGCAGGCCTCACCATCGGCGGCGATGTCGCCGTCACCGGCTTCAACGACATGCCCCTCTGCACGCTGCTCCAGCCCTCCCTCACCAGCGCACGTCTGCCCCTCGCGGCCATAGCCCGTGTCCTCGTCGACCAGCTGATCACCACCGTCGAGGACCCTGCCGCAGCCCCGACGAGCGGGCTGCTGCTTCCCGCGGAACCGGTGGTGCGCGGCAGTACGCCGGGGCGGTAGTACGGGGCCGCATCCGTCACGCCCCCCGGCGTGACGGATGCGGGACCACGGCCGCCCCCGGCTCGACAGCACGGCTCCGGGAAATCCCCGGTGAATTCCCGGTGCAGGGGCCTTCCCAGTGCAGTGTGGCATGTGAAATTGTACATTGCACAGCGGGCATGCACATGCCAACTCGTGGTATGGGCCCGTCGATTCCCCCCATGGAAGAGCGAACATGCGAATATCTTCAGCGCGCCGTGACGCGCGCAGGGCGCACCGGCGCCTGGCTGCTCCTCTGGCCGCCCTGGCCCTGGCCCTGAGCCTGGGAGGCGGTCTCCTCGCCGCCCCGGGTCTCGCCGCCGCGACCCCGTCCTCCTCCTCCTCCTCCTCCTCCTCCTCCTCCTCCTCCGGTCCGGCGGGTGCCCCCACGGCCGCCGGGACGCAGCTCAGCATCCTCGGTTCCGACCCGGACAGCCCGCGGGCCCAGCTGGACACGGCACCGGCCGCGGCGGCGCACGCGGGCCGGCGCGCCTCCACCGCCTCCGACCGTCCGCCGCTCAGCGCCGACCAGTCCGCGCAGCGCACCGACTACAGCCGGCCGCAGGCCCGGAAGTCCCTGCATTCGCGCCCCTCGCAACTCGGGCGCAAGAGCGGAGTCCGGGCAGCCGACTGCCAGATCGGTGACTTCACCCAGAACACCGGCGACGCACTGGTCCGGAAGATCAAGGAGTCTGCCACCGACTGCGTCAACACACTGTTCAACCTCACCGGCGGCGACGCGCGCGGGGCCTTCCGCGAGGAGCAGATGGCCACCGTCGCCCAGGCACTCCGGGCGGGTTCTGCCGACTACCCCGGCGACAGTTCCACCGGGATGCCTCAGCTGGTGCTGTTCCTGCGCGCGGGCTACTTCGTGCAGTGGTACCACCCGGACGACGTGGGCCCGTACGGCGGCACACTGAAGTCCGCGATCCAGGGCGGCCTGGACGCCTTCTTCGCCGCCCCGCGCTCGCAGGACGTCACCGACGCCAACGGCGAGACTCTTTCCGAGGCGGTCATCCTGGTCGACAGCGCCCAGGAGAACGCCCGTTACCTGTCCGTCGTCAAGCGGCTGCTGGCCGACTACGACGAGAGCTACAACGACTCCTACTGGATGGTCAACGCGGTCAACGGCGTCTTCACGGTGCTCTTCCGCGGGCACCAGGTGCCGGAGTTCGTCACCGCGGTGGAGCAGGACCCGAGCGTGCTGGACAGCGTCACCAAGTTCGCCGTGGACCACATCGACACGCTCGGCAGCGACAAGTCGTTCCTCGTCTACAACGCCGGTCGCGAGCTGGGCCGTTTCCTCCAGCACGACAGCCTGCGCGAGAAGGCCGCTCCGCTGGCCAAGGACCTGCTCGCCAAGTCGCAGATCACCGGCCCCACCGCGCCGCTGTGGGTGGGCGTCGCCGAGATGACCGACGCCTACGACAAGGAGAGGTGCGAGGAGTACGGCACCTGCAACCTCAAGGAGCGGCTGACCGAGGCGGTGCTGCCCGTGCGGCACGACTGCGGAGGCGGCATCACCGTCAAGGCCCAGGAGATCACCGCCGAGCAGCTGGCCGAGGCGTGTCGCAGCATGACCGAACAGAACGCCTTCTTCCACAGCGTGGCGCGCGACAGCGGCCCCGTGAAGGACGACCGCAACGAGACCATCGAGGTCACCGCCTTCGACTCCAGCAACGACTACCGGACCTACGCCGGGATCATCTACGGCATCGACACCAACAACGGCGGCATGTACCTGGAGGGCGACCCCTCGGTGGAGGGCAACCAGCCGCGCTTCATCGCCTACGAGGCGGAGTGGCAGAAGCCCGAGTTCGCCATCTGGAACCTCAACCACGAGTACACCCACTACCTCGACGGCCGGTACAACATGTACGGCGACTTCGAGGACGGCATGACGACCCCGACCGTCTGGTGGGTCGAGGGCTTCGCCGAGTACGTCTCCTACTCCTACCTCAAGCAGACCAACGAAGCGGCGATCACCGAGGCCGGCAAGCGCACGTACCGGCTGAGCACGCTGTTCGACACCACCTATGCCAACAGCAACCAGGACCGGACCTATCGCTGGGGCTACCTGGCCGTCCGTTTCATGATCGAGCGTCACCCCGGCGAGGTGGACAACCTGCTCCGCTACTACCGCAGCGGTGACTGGCCGGGCGCGCGCGACCTCCTGACCCGTTCCATCGGCGGAGCCTACGACTCCGAGTTCGATCAGTGGCTGATCGACTGCGCGGCGGGCGCCTGCAAGACCTCCTGACCCGTCGGCCCGACCGGGAGACCGGTCGGGCAGCTCCGCCGCCCCCGGCCCGGGGGCGGCGGAGCGCTTCGGCGGTACGGGCCCGGGTGGTCCGGCTCGACCGCTCGCCGTGCGGGACGGGAACCAGCGCACGGATGGCACCGCCGCACGCACGGGGGCTGCCTACGACCGGGCAGGGCGTCGTCCACGGGTCCTTCATCGGCTCCCGCTCCACCGGCCGGTACCAGGCAGCACCTGCTCGATGCCACAGCCTCCTTCCCGGCCGGGTTCACCGTGTGAACCCGGCCGAGGGGCCCGTGCGGCGGGCCCACCGCCCGATCGGCGTCCGGCCCGCCGTGCCCCTATGCCCGGCCGCCGCACGGCGGACCGGCCCACAACACGCAGAGACACATCAGGGAGGATGACCAAGTGACATGGGAGAGTCCGACGGT includes:
- a CDS encoding collagenase — encoded protein: MRISSARRDARRAHRRLAAPLAALALALSLGGGLLAAPGLAAATPSSSSSSSSSSSSSGPAGAPTAAGTQLSILGSDPDSPRAQLDTAPAAAAHAGRRASTASDRPPLSADQSAQRTDYSRPQARKSLHSRPSQLGRKSGVRAADCQIGDFTQNTGDALVRKIKESATDCVNTLFNLTGGDARGAFREEQMATVAQALRAGSADYPGDSSTGMPQLVLFLRAGYFVQWYHPDDVGPYGGTLKSAIQGGLDAFFAAPRSQDVTDANGETLSEAVILVDSAQENARYLSVVKRLLADYDESYNDSYWMVNAVNGVFTVLFRGHQVPEFVTAVEQDPSVLDSVTKFAVDHIDTLGSDKSFLVYNAGRELGRFLQHDSLREKAAPLAKDLLAKSQITGPTAPLWVGVAEMTDAYDKERCEEYGTCNLKERLTEAVLPVRHDCGGGITVKAQEITAEQLAEACRSMTEQNAFFHSVARDSGPVKDDRNETIEVTAFDSSNDYRTYAGIIYGIDTNNGGMYLEGDPSVEGNQPRFIAYEAEWQKPEFAIWNLNHEYTHYLDGRYNMYGDFEDGMTTPTVWWVEGFAEYVSYSYLKQTNEAAITEAGKRTYRLSTLFDTTYANSNQDRTYRWGYLAVRFMIERHPGEVDNLLRYYRSGDWPGARDLLTRSIGGAYDSEFDQWLIDCAAGACKTS
- a CDS encoding carbohydrate ABC transporter permease, which translates into the protein MSLAPSEHAPAAAPAGRGTIDQTGRTRTGRRRLLTPTSVPYLLIMPAVLGFAIFKAYPIVASLWISLTTGNGADRHFTGLDNYQRLLHDPLFWTALKNTALILVVQVPLMLGLALLVALGLNSTKVWLRPLWRLGVFVPSLTGLVAAGVMFSVILNRDAGLLNWVLSLFGIDRVNWLGSPFWARIGVVLVITWHYTGYNAVIYLAGLQGIPQELYEAAKVDGAGPIRRFVSITVPQLRPILLLTVVLSTIGTLQLFDEPYVLTGGGPDNSTLTVTMYLYNNGFKYFDFGYASALAYALALIVAVLGLLQVRLMGERK
- a CDS encoding LacI family DNA-binding transcriptional regulator — translated: MTARQVTIEDVARSAGVSRQTVSNALNAPHRLRATTLARVTAAIDELGYQPDQSARSLRTGTRKVIGYPAPADNPADPNPLMSGFLQALVTAADAVGHRILVFRSDPRQGSGAVAKSFNGLIAARQVDGFVLSDVVHDDPRVDVLTEAGFPFAAFGRTAPGRPQNWVDIDSTAATAALVGLLLDQGHRRICYINSAASLPWLADRRAGFLRAAAAAPDGAFEVSVPDDEPAALSHAVRRLLTGPDRPTALVCASDWLALTAYQAVRAAGLTIGGDVAVTGFNDMPLCTLLQPSLTSARLPLAAIARVLVDQLITTVEDPAAAPTSGLLLPAEPVVRGSTPGR
- a CDS encoding carbohydrate ABC transporter permease, with protein sequence MKRHSPLLTLLLAGAFGLCVAPFYWLAMAATQENSDVFSWPPKLLPGGHLMENLQGLQDSIGLTRVLFNTALVAGVQTAGAVVVSVLAGYAFAKFEFRGRNLFFVLLLSTLVLPDTVMLIPIFEMMMKLGLIDSYQSVILPGLVTPFGIFLMRQSLRSMPDELLDAARVDGAGELRVLWRIVIPVNRPVIAALALFVFLGGWNQFVWPLIALRSPDMYTLPVATATLQGLVTTNYAQVLLAAAIAAIPVMALFLVLQRQFISGLLAGATKE
- a CDS encoding glycoside hydrolase family 36 protein; translation: MTTEVPAVPQQPVQIWRPNTPADATPGAVVHRQLATGLLHGAGLPLTVHLTGLGCDRLETSVTPVGDGVAMIEVTAPVPAAVRAEWRIPCVGATAYWTPDTNASRWLPPSWVAPRTVSLALGAPVASLIGADDRALCTAAAGETSAPVRVGAGVVEESGEFAFTVEQDLTPDGPPLRLRIDLSGRHFAATLQAVTAWWAEGLDHPGVAPAARMPAYSTWYSLHQNVDTEAVERQAALAVALGCGSIIVDDGWQTADRARGYGHCGDWEPNPEAFPDPSAHVAEVHRLGVAYLLWYAVPFIGRHNDAWGRFKDMVLREEPRLDAAVLDPRHPEVRAYLIEKISRSVEEWGMDGVKLDFIDRFAVADPPPAPAGADRTAVHEGVLQLLADLDTRLRRTRPDVIVEHRQPYVSAGLWPYATMVRATDCPLSPAENRQRTVDCRLTAGPLAVHADMITWNSAETPESIAVHLVNALFSVPQISVDLAAQSPDRLAALRFWLGVFRRYADVLQLGVLEPVRPDLGYPLVRAHDRHTTVVARYAPLPVALPDRHAADGPQTLLVANADGDPVVLLTATRPEQALARVQDCRGEILSETVLDLVAGVNPVTVPTGGLLTLTRER
- a CDS encoding proline racemase family protein, whose amino-acid sequence is MADRLRGGRLQDLLTRRPDRETGRAAPPPPARGRRSASAVRARVVRLDRSPCGTGTSARMAPPHARGLPTTGQGVVHGSFIGSRSTGRYQAAPARCHSLLPGRVHRVNPAEGPVRRAHRPIGVRPAVPLCPAAARRTGPQHAETHQGG